The genomic DNA CCCCCCTCACCTCCAAAGCAGGTTATGTGAATCTTTAACAGCAATTAAAGAGGAAGTGATTTTGTCTAGGGGGTGAGCTGCTGGTCTGTTATTAAAGAGGCAGGCGAGGGTATGGTCTTGGCGGATGTTGGGGAACTGGAGACGGGAAACGGCCAGGCAGAGGTCCTTTCTGGGCTGGGGTCAGGACAGTACCCACGGGCACAGAGGTAGTCTCAGCTTTGTGCAATCCTGGGTTTGTGAGGTAGGCGTAATGGTAGGAGATTGATGGCAAACTTCGCAGAGTTGGAGCGTGGTGTttggagaaacagacagacctGGGGAGTTGAGGTCTGAAACCATGGGCTTGTTTGGGTTCAAGAATGAGATTTAGTTTTAAGTCCTGGCCCACGTTCCTTAGTTAGGGGATGCTGGGCAAGTAACTTGAGAGACATGTGTTGAGAAGGTACCTGTAAGCACTGCGATCCCTGGGGAGGCACTGCCCTAGGTTAGCCTGCTTAGTAGGTTACCTTGATCATAGGCATCAGCCAACAGGGGGTGCCAGGGACTGCAGGGGTAAGAGCTTTCTCAACCATTCGCAGCTCCCCCATGTCCACAAGATCCATGCCAGTTGATGTAGGTATTTGCCCACTTTTATTATGATGTCACACAGGTCACAGAAACCTGGGTCACAGCACCACAGCCTGTTGTGTAATCAACCCTGCTGGTTTTTTGGGTGTAGAAGCTATATAAGCATCAGGCCCGATACAGGCTAGGCTGGTAGCAAATGCAGGTTTGGTCCCACATACTGTAGTGCAGCTTAAGGACTTGGTTGGTGGTATTGGCATCCTGGGGTAGAGTTCACTCTAACCCTTGGGTTCCTTCGTAAGTCTTCATCATCTTTAGAAGTGTCAGGGAACTGATAGGACCTGGTCATAGCCCTGGAAGCTGTTCTGCAGAGCCTCACACACCAATATGACCCAGGGAGGAACAGACTTGAGGGCAGGGATAGACTCATCGGGAGTTGTGTGGTCTGGGGAAAAAACAGGAAGACTGGCAGATCCCACTGCCTATCAGCTGAGACCGTTGGTCATCTtcatctccatcttccttcctcagaagcTCAGGGTGGTAGATATGGGGAGGAACAAGGACCCTGGACAGAAGGAAGCCACTTGTCAAGGGATCTGCAGGCCAGGGAAAAATGGCGAGGAGGTTGGCAAACCACGGCCAAGTAATTGATTTCTTTTAATGAGTTACATTAGTCTTGTGGGATGAGGTCCAGGCTGTGGCAGAATAGAAAGGGCACCCCTGGATGGGCACAGGCAAGCTACTCCCTTCACATCCATGCCCAACAAGCAGCCATGTGCTTCTTTCTACACTGGGTTCTTGTCCctgaccctccctcccctcttccggTGCTGTCTGCCATACACCTGCTGCTCTCTTCCTATTGTTTGCCTCAGCACAGCTGAGACTGCCTGACCTTCACGGGAACTTTGCCAAAAGTCAATagacaggaaaagagaacaaactgATTCAGTGCAGGGAGGGTTCCGTGTTTTCTGACCACGCTGAGGCACTAAAGGTAGCCTGCCCAGCTTCCTTATCAGTCCAAGGGTGTCTCCTGTAACTGGACAGCAGCTTTTAGGATCCTCTTAAGACGCCCTCTGTCTCCTATCCCTTTAGAGCTCAGCTGCTCAGTTTTCAAGACTGTCCTGTTGCAGACTGTGGACCCCCCCCATCCTCATTACTGTCCCCTGGAGGCCAGTGCTTGGTCAGCTCTACTGCTGAAGTGGGTGCTAATTGAACCCAGGGGTCTGCCTGTGGCCACTCACAACGCCCAAGTTCTCATGCAGCTGCGACATCTGTCCCCTTGAGAGGGTCACATGGATGTGGGAAGCTGTTCTGCTCCACATTTCCACACAATATAAGCATACCACACAATTCGCACTCCTCCACATTCAGCAAGAGGAGGGCCAGCCCCATGAGTTCTTTCCTAACCAAAGCTCTTGACTTCTACTTCTGCGGCAGGTCCCTTTCCTCTCGGGAGCCCCCTTGTGTCCAAAAGGGGCTACATGTCTCTTAGCTGGGGACCCAAAGGAGAGTCTATCCCTTTATTGTCCTCAGGGTCCTCTACCTGGGAGAGAAAATGGGGTAAGAGGGCCCCACAGCTGTCCTaggcactcaggagatggagacacCTGTCTCTGGAATACTCTGGAGCCGGCGTAGGCAGCAGCGCTGCCATGGTTGTAGGTGGAGTTTCCCAGGGAATGGTAAATAACAGGGGGAGGGGCTAGCAAGTGGAATCCGGAGCTGTGGGAAGGAAGAGGCCCGCCGTGGGCGGGTCTCTGCAGGACACATCTTGACTTTCAGGGTGTAAAGAGGGTGAGGATTGGGCAAGAATTCTCAAGTGCCACGGCTGGTTGGGTGCAGCCGGCAGCACAGCGCTCACCTAGCAtgggtgaggccctgggttcgtcCCCCAATATGGCAATCTATGAGTTTTTTCCTAGAAATAAGGGCTAGGAATAGATGGTGGAAGGAGGAATCAGAAGCCTCACAGAGTTGTGCCGCTGTTCTTAGGGTCCTTTAAGACTTGCCTCCAAAAGCTCATCCTTCAGAGCGCAGACGCTGGTTTATAAGACACTTGTGTCCCTCAGGGTCTCCCCTTCCGTCCTCTGGCCAGTGTCCGGTCAGTCTACCAAGAGGAGAGCAGCATTTCTCTCCAGACCGGTGGACTTTGTTCAGCTGGCCCGACCTCTGCCCGTGTACCCCAGGTACACGGGTACTTTCTGGGAGGGTAGAGCAAACAGGATCAGAGGACATGTCCCCATCCTGAAAAGACCGACCAGCCCTCCCCCCACACAAAGGCCGATGCACTGATGGTCCAGTTTTTTATTTAGAAACCTGAAGAACATGGTGGGTGGCTCCATATCCAACCCACTTGCTGGGCTTGAATGTGAGGTGATGTGTAAGGAAGGTCTCCTATTCCCTCAGCGACAGAGGCGAGGGCTCCTGACTCAGAAGCACAGACAACAGGACAGTaggaacaggaaggaggaaagccGAGGGAGGGGCAAGCAGCTCTCAACAGTGACAGGGCattgtggggaggtgggggtgaggtCTGCTTTCTTGAAGTCTGATAAACTGTCCAGCTCGCCCGCTTTTTCCATCACGTCCCACTCACAAGATCTTACCATGTCTCTGGGTAAAATGGGGTACGCGCTAAGAAATCAGGGGACAGGGAAACTCAAAGGTCAAAGAAAGGCATGTTTGGGCAGTGGAGCCCATAGGCCTGGCTGAGGCTCTCTGGAGCTGGAACAGCTCTCCCTCGTGGGGCCCACACACACCTTCTGGGCTGGGACCCTGAAGTCCAGAGCTTGGCTCCACCCTGTCCTTTTGCCTCCGGGGCTCCAAGGTGGGAGATGAGGAGGCAGCGCCAGTAGGAAAGATTCTGGAATCCTTGGAAGGACCGCAGTGCTGGTTTCAGAAGTCAAACTCATCCAGGTCTCCAGTGTCCTCACCGTCTGGAGAGCCCCACACCCGGCGGTAATTGCTCTCCAGGTCCTTCTGACGCTGGCGTTCCTTATTGGCCTCTTCAGCTCCCTGCACCTGGGAGGAAAGGGGGGTTGAGCCGGAAGCGCTGCCTGTAGCCAAGGGAAGTCCTGGACTGTGGGATCTGGGGGGAggtagggactggggagatggcttccAATGGAGTTCTCCCTGAGTTGCAGCTGAAGCGTAGCTTCACCTCAGACAGCAGGAAGGCTGGCAGTGCACGGCTGGTGTAACCAGACCTTGATTTCAGCAGCACAGTGGGGTGAGCTGAGGGCTCAGGACTTGGGTGGGATGCCTCACCAAGATATTGAAGAAGATCTCCTTAAGGCTTTTTGTGTCTTCATCAGTCAGCCAACGTGTGTCCTCCTCATTACCTTCAGCCCCGGGTCGCACGATTTTGATTTCAATCTTGCCTGGAAGGCGCAACAAGGGTAGTGAGGAGGGGAAAGGTTTGGAGCTTTAGAGGGTCCCCTGCCCTCCAGCCCCAAGCCGGAGGTCACCAGTCCACCTTGACCCAGCCCGGCCACTCCGGCGCTCTAAGCCCCTCCCTTCAGGGCCCACCTTGGGCGGCgagcccctccctctccagcacttCTTCCACCAGCCCCTCGATCTGTCTCAGCTGTGGGTTTTCCCGTTTCAtctccaggacagtcagatccCGATTCGGGCCTCCATGACGGAGCTTGGTGACTCGAACCCGGACTCTGTGCTCAGGCTCCTCCTCTTAGAGGGGAAGACACAGGGAGACACAAAGCAGAGCCATCGTGACTCCAGGGTGAAGGGCTGTGAGGGCTGCCTCGCTAAGCCATTGGCTGGTTTGGGTGGTGGCTCTTCCTCCCTTGAATGTGATCCAGGGTTCAAAAACAATGCCCTTGCCCAGtagcagcccccccccctttaactCTCCCATCTTCCATAGGAAAACAACTGCTTTCTGAAAGCCAAATCAAGCCTCCTGACCCACAGAGGTATTTTGCTTTAAGGAGAAGGCTGGGGAGCCATGGCTCGGTTTTCTACATGCTGAGACTTTACAATCAAGTCTTCAGTGTCTACCaaaagggtgggagggaaggttTGAAACTGGAATATTCTATTTGGAATGCCTTCTTTATCCACACCAGAAACATTCCATGAGATGAACTTAAGGAGATGCAAGAAGGAATAACTGAAGTGTCTCCGGGCTGGTGGCTGGGGGCTGGTGCCAAAGGGCTTGCCTGGCCGCACTGACAGCTGGAGCCTTTCACACTGACCACACCTGCCCCTGTTGTCCACCTCCCACAGTTTCACTATGGAAACCCCCAAActatctgtctcctcttccccaaCCTCCACCCACAAGGAGGCAGGCGAAGAGCCCCTTGGTGAATGAGTGCTCGTCAGCTTCTAGGCTCATGGGCGTTAGTTACTGTCTATGTGCTAGACAGCGGGCATAAAGAGCAAACCAGAGACCAAGGCCAACTCCTCCGGAAGGAGGGAGGACCATGGAGGGAGGAATCAGCACTGAGAACAATGCTCCCACCTTTGGGAAGGTTGTTCCCATGGCCTGCCCTCACCTGTAGGAGGCCGTGATGGGGGAGGCTTCTGAGGGACCActctctttttcttgtgcttctgcACCAGATCCGGACTCTGGTTTTCCTGCAGCCTCTTGATAAGCTTGTCGAGTGTGGATGTCAGAGCCAATATTGCCTGTTCACGTTCCGACTCCTTCCTCAGCCCATCTGGGTCTAGTTCCTTCTCTGTCTGGAAGGCCCAAAGAAGGTGGTAGTTAACGCTCTGGGGGACAGAGATCAGGGGCATGCTGGTAGGGGAGCCAGccgtcttcctttctttcatccccCTCAATGAAAGGAGCAGCCACCACACTGGGAGGTCCCATCCTGCGCCACAGACACGCGCATCTGTGGCAGCCAAGGGAGTGAGGGCTGCTCACCTCCTGGATAATGTTTTCCAGCTCCCGCTCCATGCCAGCCTTAACCTCCGAGCGGAGCCGCTCTCGGTCTGAGGGAAGCAGCATCCCTTCCAGCTCCTTCTCGAACTCTCCCAATAGCTGCcgctcctcctcatcttcctcctcctcctcttcctcctcctcattgtcCTCGTCTTCCACAACAGCCTGAGGTTCCTCACCCTTTTCCTTCAGCTCCGCTTCCCTCCGAGGGGCCCCCGTGGTATCAtctccaggctgctgctgctctgtgttTGGCTTCTCCTGGATAGGGTGGGAAGGAGATGGAGGCTTCAGTCACAACAGGTGTGTGTAGCACAACTGAGCAGTGGCAGGGCGTGGTGGTGGGGCCAGCTGGTCCCAGGTTCAGCTCTCCTGGACTCCCAGCCGGGAGGCAGGTCCTGCCCGCCCTTGAGCTGGGCCGTACCTTCTTTGTGCCACCTTTCAGTTCTTCCATCAACCGAATGAAGTCTGCAGGGCTCCGAATGACTTTCACCTGCACATTGCTCTGAAAATCTGAGGCGGGAAAGAGAGCAGGTGTGGGCGTTTTAAGTCCTCCCTTGATGCTGGAGGAGAGGCATGATGGACAAGGTCTCTGCCTCGggcagctggctggctggcagctgacAGAAGGCAGGCAAACTCCTCAAGTTTCATGGCGGGCACATTAATGCCAAAGCACCAAGTCCCTTCCTTCTCCATGaacacctgaattttttttttggtgggggtggggtagccAACACTCTAGTTTTTAGAACCACAGAGGAAACTCAGGGTTAAGGAGTTCCTGCTTTCTGCAGAGACTTGGCATTGTCTCGGATCTGTGAGGTACAGATCCCTTTCCATTCACCCTCCCAACTCTCCAGGGTGTGGCTCCACTCACAGTTCATAGGCGGGGAAACTGACTTTACATGACATTGCCTGGGAGTGCAGAGTTAGTAAATGGGGGCACCCCAGTGCCCTTTGACCTCCTTGAGTGGTCCTGCTGCTCAGGAAGAGGTAACGCGGTAAAAGTGAGGTCCAGGGGCAGGGGGATGGCTAAGTGGTAGAGCATCAGTGTgcaaggatctgggttcagttcttggCACCATGAGAAacggaggggaggaagggagggagggaggagtgttgACCTCTGAGTGTTTAGCGCTACTCTACCTCACCTGAGGACTAAAGGAGACAGAGTTGACTAACCATCGTGAGGGTTGGGAGCTGGATCTGCTGCAGCCTCAGGGTTCAAGTCCTGCTCCTGATGAGAGAGGGCAGACACAGGCATGAAGGCTTGTTGATGCCCTCCCTGCTCCTTTTATCCCGAGACACAGAAGTTACCTTGCTGACCTTGGCTTGAGGGACCCTACCCATCCCAGAGCCTGCTCAGAGAGGCAGCTGCGAGGCCATTCTCacccctgcctgtgcctcctctcctcctgctgcctgttcCTCCGGCTCATGTAGCATTTTCCAAAGCTCCGACTCCTTATCTTCCTTGGCTAGGCTGACATCTGGGGGACAAAGGACAAAGGGAATGTGAGAAAAGGGGgcgaagaagggagaaaggaggacacACACTCCCTCTTGTGTTGCCACTGGGTTAGAGACCACCCACAACTGCCAGCACGGGACAGTAAGACGGGGGAAGGAAGGCGGTGGTGGCCAGTTCCACGGAATGACTAAAAGCCCACCCTACCTTCCTTCTTTGGGGCTACTCCAGCAGACTTGGCCTCACTCCAGACTTGGTGGTCTGTGTCTTGAACCTCCTCTGTGATtttctcttcaagttgctttgatTCTACCAGAAAAACAGTGTGCAAACAGGATAGGGACCCGCTCCAATGCTGCGCCCGCCTGTCCCatccccacttctctcctggaTGTGCTTACCGGCCTGCCTCTGGAGGTAGGCCATGTACTCGTCGGGCTGCAGGGCCGGGTGACAAAGAATGGCCTGTGGAGCAGCGCTGGCCGGGGGCCGCAGGAGAGGGTGGGGGCAGAGCCGAGAGGTCCGGATGGTCAGGACGTAGGAGCAGGACAAGGGCTCATCTACGCGATCAATGTAGTCCCCAGATATACCCGCACCTTCATCACAAAGGAACTGCGGCAGGGCAGGGCGGGAGAATCAGTTGTACCTGTGGTTCTCGGAGGGCTAGCTCGTGCTAAGCAGTTCTTATGCCAGGCACTGGGCAGGTGGCAGGCTACAGGGATTTGCTTATTTGGTTGTCACAGAGACCCAGTGAGAGAGGCATTAGCATGCCAGGCAGTgacagcgcacgcctttaatcccagcaggtagagatggaggcaggcagatctcttgtgagtttgaggccagcctgggctacacagctcGTTCCCGGCCacctagggctgttacacaaagaaaccctgtctcaaaaaaccaaacaacaacaacaacaaaaaaaaaaaaaaccaaacttgcTCCACTTGCTCAGGTGACCATTTGGTAAGgtgaaaatggaagagaaattgGGCAATTTAACTATAGATAGACAATCAATCTTTGTAGCACTTCCTTGCTTTGTACAAACACGGTGTGTGGCGGCTGGGGAGGTCAAGGTACTTGCGATCAAGCCTAGCGatttgggtttgatccccagggttccacacggtggaaagagagaaccaccTCCCACCAACGGTCCTCTAACACCCAtgcatgtgctgtggcatgcgcTCTCACACACAATAATAGAACGTTTTTTAAAAAGCGATCAACTCAGCACTGCACACGCTGAGATTGCAACGGCACAGAGATGAGCATGGCCCCTGCGCGAGAATGCCGTGCATACTCAGGACGTGTCCCTCATTTTTTCTGAGTGTGTTTAAACATGGTGGAgcaaacctgtaatcccatcacttaggagACTAACTTAGGACAATTACTgtgatctcaagg from Microtus ochrogaster isolate Prairie Vole_2 chromosome 24, MicOch1.0, whole genome shotgun sequence includes the following:
- the Os9 gene encoding protein OS-9 isoform X2, with translation MATETLLSRLLGLLLLGILLPARLTGGVGSLNLEELSEMRYGIQILPLPVMGGQSQASDVVIVSSKYKQRYECRLPAGAIHFQREREEEAPAYQGPGIPELLSPMRDAPCLLKTKDWWTYEFCYGRHIQQYHMEDSEVKGDVLYLGYYQSAFNWDDETAKASKQHRLKRYHSQTYGNGSKCDLNGRPREAEVRFLCDEGAGISGDYIDRVDEPLSCSYVLTIRTSRLCPHPLLRPPASAAPQAILCHPALQPDEYMAYLQRQAESKQLEEKITEEVQDTDHQVWSEAKSAGVAPKKEDVSLAKEDKESELWKMLHEPEEQAAGGEEAQAGEQDLNPEAAADPAPNPHDDFQSNVQVKVIRSPADFIRLMEELKGGTKKEKPNTEQQQPGDDTTGAPRREAELKEKGEEPQAVVEDEDNEEEEEEEEEDEEERQLLGEFEKELEGMLLPSDRERLRSEVKAGMERELENIIQETEKELDPDGLRKESEREQAILALTSTLDKLIKRLQENQSPDLVQKHKKKRVVPQKPPPSRPPTGKIEIKIVRPGAEGNEEDTRWLTDEDTKSLKEIFFNILVQGAEEANKERQRQKDLESNYRRVWGSPDGEDTGDLDEFDF
- the Os9 gene encoding protein OS-9 isoform X1, whose product is MATETLLSRLLGLLLLGILLPARLTGGVGSLNLEELSEMRYGIQILPLPVMGGQSQASDVVIVSSKYKQRYECRLPAGAIHFQREREEEAPAYQGPGIPELLSPMRDAPCLLKTKDWWTYEFCYGRHIQQYHMEDSEVKGDVLYLGYYQSAFNWDDETAKASKQHRLKRYHSQTYGNGSKCDLNGRPREAEVRFLCDEGAGISGDYIDRVDEPLSCSYVLTIRTSRLCPHPLLRPPASAAPQAILCHPALQPDEYMAYLQRQAESKQLEEKITEEVQDTDHQVWSEAKSAGVAPKKEDVSLAKEDKESELWKMLHEPEEQAAGGEEAQAGEQDLNPEAAADPAPNPHDDFQSNVQVKVIRSPADFIRLMEELKGGTKKEKPNTEQQQPGDDTTGAPRREAELKEKGEEPQAVVEDEDNEEEEEEEEEDEEERQLLGEFEKELEGMLLPSDRERLRSEVKAGMERELENIIQETEKELDPDGLRKESEREQAILALTSTLDKLIKRLQENQSPDLVQKHKKKRVVPQKPPPSRPPTEEEPEHRVRVRVTKLRHGGPNRDLTVLEMKRENPQLRQIEGLVEEVLEREGLAAQGKIEIKIVRPGAEGNEEDTRWLTDEDTKSLKEIFFNILVQGAEEANKERQRQKDLESNYRRVWGSPDGEDTGDLDEFDF